The following nucleotide sequence is from Psychroserpens sp. Hel_I_66.
TCTGCTGGATTATATGTAAATACTTGTCCTGCTTCATTCTGAATATAAAAAATACCCGTTGCAGCATCAGACGTTGATGCGTGTCTTGTAAAACTATTACCTTCAACGATCAACTGGATCCAATTTTCTCCATTATCCGAAGAAAATAAAATTCCTCCCCAACTGTCACAAGCTATGATATTTGATCCGTTTCTATGAAACTTCCCAATAGCTGCATCAGTGTAAGCGTGCGTATATGTGTTTGTCCATGTTGCACCACCATCTGTAGTTTTCTTGATAAATTGATTTGTACCAACAATAACAGTATTGTCATCTATGACGATTAAGTTAGATGTTGTTTCTTGCTCGTCTAAAGTGAAAGACAAACCAGTAGATTGGTAGGTTTCTCCAAAATCTGTAGATTTTAAAACACCTATTGATTTAATATGATCTGCATCGTAATCACCCGTAGAGACATAAATTGTTCCTGGGTTATTTGCGTCATTTGAGCTTCCGTCAAGATCTGTAACACCAATAGCAGCTAATTGATCTAGCTTTGGAGACCAAGTACTTCCATTATCGGTAGATTTCCAAATCCCTCCAACTGGAGCTGTTACAAATAAAACGCTTTGTGCTTCTGGCACTTTGTTGAATTTTTTATAACTCGTAAGTCGTCCCATTTGTGGTGCATTTGAATAACCATTTGCGTCTGGCACAGTTTGCGGTCCTATGTTTGACCATAACTGTGAACTTTGAGTCGATCGACTTAAAGTATTTAAAGAAAGATTTAAAGTTCCATCTGCCTTTAATAATCCTGCATTGTAAAATCCTAATAATTCACTTGGGAAATTACCTTGTAAATCTACACGGTCTTTCCAGTAAAATGCCCATCGCTCAAATTGTTTGATCTTTTTAATATCAGATTTTAGAGTGCTTGTTTTTAAAGGTGCAAGTTCCTGTCGCATTTGATTGACAACCTCAAAGTAATTACTCGACTTTTTTAGAGGTGCGAGTTTGTAGTCTGTTGACTGCGGAAACATCACAAAAGTGATGAATAAAAAGAAAAGAGTAATTGTTTTTTTCATAGTAAATAATGTATTGATTAATAGCTTAAGAAAATGTGCTACAAATATGAATAAGATATAGAGATTTAGGCACAATACTAACTACGCAAATACTACGCACATTAATAAAACCGGTAAAAAAGGAAGGTGTTACTAATTAGCTAAACCTATTTTGAAGATGCTCTGCTAAACTGGTTTGATTAGAATCAATTTCTAATTTTTTGGAAATTCTATAACGTTTACTTTCAACAGACCTTATTGAAGCATTTAGAAAATTTGCTATTTCTATATTTTTGAAACCGGTAAATATGTAGTAACATATTATAATTTCTGAGTCGTTTAATTGTGGATAAGCATTTTTTATATCATTAAAAAAAACAGCGTTTAAATCATTTATCAAATCCAAATGATTTTCCCCATTTTTTAGCTCTGTGGTAGATTTTAGATGGATATCCTTATAAAGTTCTTTTATGTTTTTACGTAATTCTATAGGTTCAGTAATAGTAGATATCATTTTAACGTCGTCTTTGAGTTTTAAAATATACTGTTCTAATCCAACAACTTTTACTTTAAGCTTCTCATTTTTTGATTTTAAGTGTTCAGATTTTTCCTCTCTATTTATGTAGCTAGCAATAATTTTATTAAACTTTTTATAATTTATAATTACTATAGCTAAAAAAACCAATAAAATCAAACAGAGTATAACTATTAAATTTCTATTCAATAGCCTTTTATTAGTCTCACTATCTAGAAGATTCTCAGATTGCTTTAAAGACTCATTGATTTTTAAACTTGCTTCCAAATTTTTATCAATCAAATTAGTTTGGAAAATTGCTAGTGAATCAACATATCGCTTCATATTTTTAGAGTCGCCAACTAGATCATAATAACTGGCATAAAACTTAAAATAGAGCTCAAAATCACTATTACTCATTGCATACTTTAATTCCCTAACCTCGTTTAAATAATATTGTGTTGAATCTGCATCTTTTTTATCAAGATGATAATCGGCAATACATAGATTTATTGAGGATTTATGAAAATCAAGAAGGTATTTGGATATCGTGGTATCTGATTTTAAAGCTTTTATACGATTTAAATACTTATGCGAATTACCTAAATCTTCTTGATGGATATAATTAGAGCTTAGAATAAACAATGCATACAAATAATAATATCCGTCGTCTTTTATGTCTTTATACTTTTGAAGATTTGGTAGAATCAATGAATTGCTCTTATCATAATTTTCTTTATAAAGCTCAACGTATGCATACATTTGCTCCACTTCAATAAGACCATTATAATTATTAGCTTTCTCAAAATATTCTTTTGCTTCTTTTAGATAATTAAAAGCAGTAGAGTCTTTACTTTTACTTAAAAAAAAAGTGTTATAGAATATTTCAATGGAGGCTATTCCAGCAATATCATAGTTTTCTTCAAGCTTTGCATATTTTAATGCCATTAAAAAATCCTGAAAAAGTTCGGCTCTATTATTTGACCTATCACTTATTAAGCCTCTCAAATAATAATAATTTGCTAAATGTCCATCGATATGATTTTCTAAAGGCTTGGGGATGGAATCTAAATATAGTTCTGCCAAATCAGGAAAATCATCAACCTTTATATCTGCGGAATCAACATATCTTAAATAGTTGCTTCTCTCATTTTTCTGAGCATTGAGAATAATGCAGAAAAATAATACAAATACTAAAAAAGAGTTTTTGAACTTATAATTCAATTGTAAATAATTTGTGATTACGTAATAATTGTAAAATTATAAAATATGAATTATGAAACGCTTTTTTAATTGATAAGTTTTTGTTTTCACATAGCTTAATCAATATAAAAAATAAACAACTATTTTAAAATCAAATACATATCAGAATATTCGATTCTATAAAAGATTTTCTAAAAGAATAATTTCAGTTTGTATCATAAAAAAAGCGACAATTAAGTCGCTTTTTTATTATGCTTTTAATAAGATTAAACATTGATCTAATTCAGGGTTTTGCAGAATTAAAGATTTGATATAAATCTTGAGCTCTTCAATTTCGTACGGTAATAATCTTTGAAGTGCTTTTTGTAATTCTTTACAAAACAATGTACTGTCAAAACTGACTTTACTAAGTACAGTTTTCGTGTACTCAAACATTGCTCTTGCCATTATTTTTTAGTTTTAGGTTAAAAAAAGTAGATGTGTTATATAGGCTTTTGTTTTAATTATTACTTTATAAATGTACTAAAAATTTCAAACCCTTTATCGGAAGCGCTAAATTTTAACAGCTAATTAAAAGTTAAAAATAAAGAAACACAAATTACAATCATAAGACAAACTACTGTTTAAGAACTTTTAATGTGTGATTTCCAGAGCTAGAAAACACCTTTAAAAAATAAATTCCAGACTTCAACTCACTTAAATCCATTTGATAATTTGTGCCTTCAAATTTAGAAACCAATATCTCTCTCCCGTTAATATCATAAAGGATTGCTGAATCAATAATAGCATCACTTTCTATTGTTAAGACATCATTTACTGGGTTAGGATATATTTTTGTGTTTAAGACACTAAACTCATTTGTGCTTAACTGCTCTTCGGAAATTTCTGTTGTATAATTGTTAGTAATTATTGGAGCATTAAAATCAAAATAGATTTCTGCTTGGTTAGAAAAGGTATCACCTAAAACTAATGCATCTAAGGTTTTGATTTTGTAAAGTACATAACCATCGTTATTAGCATCGTCAAAGGGTAAATTGATATTTTCAAAAATGAACTCGACATCATTTTGTGCATTTATTCTCGTATAAAAGTCGTGGCTTCCGTTTACAGGTAAAAGAGAATTTATATCAAACTTTGAAATGTCTATAGTGTTTTTTACGACTATATTAGTTGCGTTAGCAGTACCCAAGTTTTCAAAGCGAATAAGATAATCAACATATTCTCCAACTTTATCAGGAGTAATATTTTCACCTTGCAAACAAGTAATGTCATTAGGGTCGAAAGAATTAACGACTATTTGTTTTAAACCACTATCGTTATTATTTGGGGTTTCATCACCAACTAAAGGATAGACTGTAGCACTAAAATTTAGCTCGTCTCCAGAATTTAATGGAAAATTAGCATCTATTGGTGTGTTATGATTCATTGTAATCAATATTTGTCTTATCTCAAAAGGAATTAAGTTTTCATAATCCCAAGACAACAAATCGTCTGTAATACTATTCGCAGTTGGTGTTGAAGACACATATGTCATAAAATCACTATCAAAAATATAATCAAACTCGACAAATCCCGAAATTGGTGCATTACCTACATTTTTATATAGTATTCTATAGCTAGAATTAAAACCAGGAACAGCCTGACTGTCTGGTATAATAGATATTTCTAAATCATTAACATTCCCGTTTGAATTTATACAGATATCTTGGTTAAAAGGGCTATTTTCCGAAGGAAAAATTACAGAAACGGTATTAGGATTTACTGTAAAATTATTACTACTCAGAACGGGTGTTACAGTATAAGTACCTTCTGGTAGCGGAATACTATAATTGCCAGATGAGTTTGCAATAAGCGTCCCAGTATCTGAGCCATCAAATATGTTGAATTTCAAATTTGGAAATGACAAATCATCTACATCACAACCGTCGAGATCAAAGTCAAAAAACGCTGAACCCTCAATAACATAATAGTCTCCGCCTGGCGTAAATGAACAGTAACTATTAATAATTGGTGTACTATTTGAAAAATCATCTGGAGTTATCGTATCCATCTGAAAGTCATTAATGCACAAATACACTATGTTTAAGTCATCTATTCTGAAAATAGCTGGTTGCGGACTATTATTTTTTAAGTTTAGAAAATCTATAGAACCTTGATCTTGATCAAGATCCAAGTAATTTAAATTGTTATTATTGCTTAAATCGAGAATTTCCATATCTACCAAATCAATGACTAAAGTTTCTAAATTGGTACATTCTGAAACATTCAAAACGTTTAAAACTTGATCTTCTATCCGTAAAGATTCCATGTTAGGATTCGAGCTAAAATCTAATTCAGTAATATTTGTAGCAAATAGCCTAAATATTTCTAAGTTTATATTGTTGGCAATGTCAACTTGTGATATAGAGCTGCCAAAAACATCGAACGTCTTTAAACTAATGATATCACTTATATTTATATCTATAAGTGATAAATTAGTTGATAAATAAAGTTCTTCAAAATTATTGCAATTACAATCGCTAAATCCTAACGTTGTAAAATTATCGTTTTCGTTATTGATTATATCTAATCTATTGAGGCTTGACATATCTATTAAATTTAACTCTGGAAATGATACGTTACCAAGCTGTAGTCTTTCTAAATTTATATAATTCTGAAATATTAGAGTGTTTGAAAATGTTGCGTCTGATAAATATAATTCTACCAAGTTTATAAAACTATCCAGACCTTCAATTGATGTTACATCACCTGCAGCTTGATTGATATTTAATATTGTAATAAGCTCTGCTTCTGTATTTTGAATTTCGCCATCACCATTAGTATCAATAGCTGGCGCATAATTTAATAATGCGTCTTTTAAGATTGGATCAGGAATATTAACAATTTGAGCATTTGCAAAAACAAATGAAAAAACAAAAAATGCAAATAGAAATCTTAATCTCATAGATTAGAAGATATTAATTTATTTCGTAAAACTAATAAAGGTTGTGTATGCACACAACCTTTATTATATATAATTGATAAGTAACTTTTAAAACCGATTATCACCATCCAAAATATCACCTAATCCTCCAAGGATACTTCCTTCTCCTTTACTATTTCCACCTTTTGGTAATGATGCCAATACCCGATCTGCCAATCTGCTAAAGGGAAGTGATTGTATGTAGACAACTCCTGGTCCCTGAAGCTTTGCATAAAATAATCCTTCTCCTCCAAATACTTTGTTTTTTATACCACCAATAAATTCTATATCGTAATCAATATCTTGGGTAAAACCAATAATACAACCTGTATCTACTCTTAAAATTTCTTCAGATTGCAGAACTTTCCTAGCTGTTGTTCCGCCAGCATGAACAAATGCCATCCCATCGCCTTCTAGTTTTTGCATGATAAAGCCTTCGCCACCAAAAAGTCCGCGACCTAATTTTTTAGAAAATTCAATACCAACGCTAACGCCTTTTGCTGCACAAAGGAATGCATCTTTTTGGCAGATAAATTTACCTCGATATTCTGTAAGGTCTATTGGGATAATTTTTCCTGGATAAGGCGAAGCAAAAGAGACGTTTCGCTTGCCTGAGAGATTATTGTAAAATGCAGTCATAAATAAGTTCTCTCCTGTGAGAATACGTTTTCCTGCACCTAAGATTTTCCTGAAGAAACCAGAATCCTTCTCAGAACCGTCTCCAAAAATGGTTTCCATTTTGATACCATCGTCCATCATCATAAAGCTACCTGCTTCTGCGATAACGCCTTCTTGAGGATCGAGTTCTATCTCGACGTACTGCATTTCTTCTCCGTAAATTCTGTAATCGATTTCGTGTGATGTCATTTTTTGATTGTTTATTTGTTGAGTTGCTTATATGTTGATTCGTTTTTCATTTTGTTACAAAACTTTAATTTTTAACCTTAAGCGTCCACTCAAAATTAAAATCTGAAACTTGCACTCCCTCATTATTAATACCTTTAGAATTTAACCAAACCGTTTGCCCTTCTCCCGTACTTATTGCTTTTTCAATCGTATTGTCTATTAGTTGGCCTTCGTTACAGGTAAATGTAATTCTACCAGTTGCCTTTTTTGTAAATGATGCATTATTATTGGCAACAAGCATTGATATTTTCTTTCCGCTTGTTCTAATTTTTGACATCACCAACGCTCCTGTTGTCAACTCTGCTGCCATACCTTGAACTGCCCAAAACATAGAATTAAATGGATTTTGATTAAGCCATCTGTGCTTTACCGAAACTACACAGGTCGTATCATTTAACAGTTTTGTGCGTACTCCGCAAAAATAGGCAGATGGTAATTTGAACAATAAAAAGGTATTAAGTTTACTTGGCGAAACGTTCATATATACTGGATATTTCAGCTAATTTATTGAAAATAATCCAGATATCAATTTGTTAATATTATGTTAAATTTAAGTACTATGCGTAACATAATACCTTTTTAAAGACATATATTTGTATAAGAAATTACTATATGCTTTTCAATCATGACAACTAATCATCAAAAAAACATCGCCACTTTTATTCATTTATCAACCTTTAGCAGGTTTTTAATTCCGTTAGGAAACTTTATAGGACCAATCGTTTTATGGATCATGAATAAAGACAAATCTGAATTTATAGATACCCACGGTAAACAAGCCATCAATTTTCAAATTAGCATTTTATTGTATGCTTTGGTTATTGGGACTTTAACAATTCCGTTTTTCATTTTCAAGTTTTTTAGTGGCATGGATTTTATCGACTTTAATGGATTTCATGATTTACACATCAACATCAACGAGCCCTCTCCTCTATTGTTGATTTCGGGAGGTATTTTAGGATTTCTTGCGGTTGTAGGATTTATTCTCGAGCTCGTTTTTATTGTCGTGGCTAGCTTAAAGGCGAGGGACGGTGAGATTTATGAATACCCGTTAACCATACAATTTTTAAAATAAATATCATGCGAATTAATCACTCGCTCTTTATAAGTAACCATCAAATTTAAAATCAAAAAATGAACAGTTTATTAAAATTTAATGTCTTCGGAAATTGGACACTACTATCAACGTCTGTTTTCAATTCTAAAAGTTTGGAGATGGCACATTTCCGAAGATATTTAAAAAACAACAGGAACAACTTATGAAAATAGAAAACACAAAGGCACAGATGCGAAAAGGTGTATTAGAATACTGCATTTTGTCGGTATTAAAAGATGACGATGCTTATGTAGCAGAAATCTTAGAAACACTTAAGGACGCAAAACTGCTTGTGGTAGAAGGTACAATTTATCCGCTGCTCACAAGGCTCAAAAATGCAGGATTGCTCAACTACCGTTGGGAAGAATCCACCTCTGGACCGCCAAGAAAATATTACGGTCTCACAGAAACCGGTCAACTGTTTTTAAAAGAACTAACAACAACCTGGACCGAATTACAAAATGCAGTTAACATAGTAACAAGACACAAAAACACGAAATAATGAATAAAACAGTCAACATAAATTTAGCAGGTATATTTTTTCACATAGATGAAGATGCTTACCTAAAATTGCAACGCTATCTTGAGGCTATAAAACGTTCATTTACAGACTCTCAAGGTCGCTCTGAAATCATAGCAGATATTGAAGCCCGTATTGCCGAATTATTTGGCGAGCGTGTACAAAATGAAAGACAGGTTATTGGTAACAAAGAGGTCGAAGAGGTTATTACTATAATGGGACAGCCTGAAGACTATATCGTTGATGATGAAATATTTGAAGACGAACCTCAACGTCAATATTCAAATTCTTACAAAGGCAACTCGAGATCTAAAAAATTGTTTAGAGATACAGATAACTCTTATATTGGAGGTGTATCCTCTGGTCTTGCCCACTACTTTGGTATCGATGCCTTGTGGGTACGTTTAATTTGGATTCTACTTATTTTTGGAGCAGGAACCGGTGTTTTACTTTACATCTTACTTTGGATTTTTGTACCAGAAGCCACTACAACTTCAGAAAAATTACAGATGAAAGGAGAGCAGGTCAATATCTCAAACATTGAAAAAAAAATCAAGGACGGATTTGATAGTGTCTCAAGCGCAGTTCAAAATGTAGATTTCAAAAAACATGGCGACAAAATCAAGGAAGGTATTGATCATGTTTCAGATTCTATTCAAGAAGGTGTAAAAAAAGCAGATTTTCCTCGTCAGGGCGAGCGCATTAAATCATCATCAAGTTCGTTTTTTGAAGCTATCGGTAATATTTTTATGTTTTTTCTGAAAATATTTGCAAAGTTCTTTGGCTTAATATTAATGTTTGTAGGTGCTGTAACCATTATTTCACTTTTGGTAAGTCTGTTTAGTCTTAATTTAATGGACAATGTTCATTTTCCTGGTATGAATCTATTTGATGTTACAGATGCAACGGGAATGCCAGTTTGGTTGATGTCTTTACTATTGTTCTTTTTCTTCGGAATCATCGCTTTCTTCGTGTTCTATCTAGGATTAAAAATATTGATCTCCAATATGAAATCCATTGGCAAAATGGCTAAATACACATTGCTGGGTTTGTGGTTCATTTCATTTATAACGCTTTCTATAACGTTTATAAAATTCGGTCTAACCTATAAAGAAGAAGGTTCTTTCATCAAAACCGAAAAACTGGCTTCTATCACAGCAAATGATACATTAACTATTAGAATGACCAATAATGATTTAATACATAGCAGCTATTCTAGGCAATTCCACAATTTTGAAACCGCTTACAATGATAATGATGAAAAGATTTTATATAATCAAGCTATTAGACTAATCGTGAGATCTACAAAAGATAGTATTGCCAAAATAAGGATTGAGCGTAGCGCAAGAGGTGTAGATTTTGAAAATGCCAAAAATAGAGCGACTAAAATAAGATATAATTACGCATTGGCTAACAATGAGTTATTATTAGACAACTATTTAACCATACCGCTTGATGAGAGCAGAAAAGACCAAAAAGTAACCATAACGGTATATCTACCAGAAGGAACTGTGCTTTATGCAGATAAGAACACATACCATTATCACAGTAATGATTATTACTATAACGACATTTTAGACCATAATATGGAAGAACATTATCTCAAAATTATTACCAATGACGTAGAATGTTTGGATTGCCCGGAAGAAGAGCTCAATACCAATAACGACCAAAACGGAATCCAGGTCAATGAAAATGGCATCAAAGCAAAGTCTGATTCTAATGCCATTGAAATTGATGATAATGGCATTAAGGCAGAAACCGACAATGTACGGGTCAACATAGACGAAGATGGTATTAATATCACTACCGAAAATGACGATAATTAACAATTCAACCCAATCAATCAACGGTTCAGGTATTAAAAATTTAGCTAACCAACCATTTTTTTAATATTTGAACTATAACAATCAACCATTACTGATTAATTTCAGTATTAAATCAATCAAAATGAGCACACTAACAAAAATCACAATCACAGTTATTATAAGTTTATTATTAACTTCTTGTCTCAATATCAACTTTAATAATGGCGTTAATGGAAACGGAAATGTCTCTACAATAGAGCGAACATTAGATACAGATTTTAACCAAATTGCAGTAAGCAAAGGGTTAGATGTTTATCTAACCCAAAGTGATACGAAATCACTAAAAGTACAGGCAGATGAGAATTTACATGACATTATTATTACTGAAATAGAAAATGGTGTACTAAAAATCTATGCTGAAAAAAATATAGGTTCTTCGGAATCTAAAAAAGTAATGGTCAACGTTAACGATCTTGCATCTATTTCTGCAACTAGTGGTAGCGATGTCTACTCTACAAATACCATTATGGCAGATGCTATTCGTATATCATCTACGAGTGGAGCAGATATAGAGATTGATCTGGAAGCAGAATCAACTGTACTTGCATCTACCAGTGGAAGCGACATCAAGGTTACAGGAAACACAAATACATTAAGTGCAGCTGCTACAAGTGGCAGTGATATTAATGCCAGAGACTTAATCTCTAAAAATTGTTCTGCATCTGTG
It contains:
- a CDS encoding helix-turn-helix transcriptional regulator; translated protein: MNYKFKNSFLVFVLFFCIILNAQKNERSNYLRYVDSADIKVDDFPDLAELYLDSIPKPLENHIDGHLANYYYLRGLISDRSNNRAELFQDFLMALKYAKLEENYDIAGIASIEIFYNTFFLSKSKDSTAFNYLKEAKEYFEKANNYNGLIEVEQMYAYVELYKENYDKSNSLILPNLQKYKDIKDDGYYYLYALFILSSNYIHQEDLGNSHKYLNRIKALKSDTTISKYLLDFHKSSINLCIADYHLDKKDADSTQYYLNEVRELKYAMSNSDFELYFKFYASYYDLVGDSKNMKRYVDSLAIFQTNLIDKNLEASLKINESLKQSENLLDSETNKRLLNRNLIVILCLILLVFLAIVIINYKKFNKIIASYINREEKSEHLKSKNEKLKVKVVGLEQYILKLKDDVKMISTITEPIELRKNIKELYKDIHLKSTTELKNGENHLDLINDLNAVFFNDIKNAYPQLNDSEIIICYYIFTGFKNIEIANFLNASIRSVESKRYRISKKLEIDSNQTSLAEHLQNRFS
- a CDS encoding T9SS type A sorting domain-containing protein; translated protein: MRLRFLFAFFVFSFVFANAQIVNIPDPILKDALLNYAPAIDTNGDGEIQNTEAELITILNINQAAGDVTSIEGLDSFINLVELYLSDATFSNTLIFQNYINLERLQLGNVSFPELNLIDMSSLNRLDIINNENDNFTTLGFSDCNCNNFEELYLSTNLSLIDINISDIISLKTFDVFGSSISQVDIANNINLEIFRLFATNITELDFSSNPNMESLRIEDQVLNVLNVSECTNLETLVIDLVDMEILDLSNNNNLNYLDLDQDQGSIDFLNLKNNSPQPAIFRIDDLNIVYLCINDFQMDTITPDDFSNSTPIINSYCSFTPGGDYYVIEGSAFFDFDLDGCDVDDLSFPNLKFNIFDGSDTGTLIANSSGNYSIPLPEGTYTVTPVLSSNNFTVNPNTVSVIFPSENSPFNQDICINSNGNVNDLEISIIPDSQAVPGFNSSYRILYKNVGNAPISGFVEFDYIFDSDFMTYVSSTPTANSITDDLLSWDYENLIPFEIRQILITMNHNTPIDANFPLNSGDELNFSATVYPLVGDETPNNNDSGLKQIVVNSFDPNDITCLQGENITPDKVGEYVDYLIRFENLGTANATNIVVKNTIDISKFDINSLLPVNGSHDFYTRINAQNDVEFIFENINLPFDDANNDGYVLYKIKTLDALVLGDTFSNQAEIYFDFNAPIITNNYTTEISEEQLSTNEFSVLNTKIYPNPVNDVLTIESDAIIDSAILYDINGREILVSKFEGTNYQMDLSELKSGIYFLKVFSSSGNHTLKVLKQ
- a CDS encoding TIGR00266 family protein, with the translated sequence MTSHEIDYRIYGEEMQYVEIELDPQEGVIAEAGSFMMMDDGIKMETIFGDGSEKDSGFFRKILGAGKRILTGENLFMTAFYNNLSGKRNVSFASPYPGKIIPIDLTEYRGKFICQKDAFLCAAKGVSVGIEFSKKLGRGLFGGEGFIMQKLEGDGMAFVHAGGTTARKVLQSEEILRVDTGCIIGFTQDIDYDIEFIGGIKNKVFGGEGLFYAKLQGPGVVYIQSLPFSRLADRVLASLPKGGNSKGEGSILGGLGDILDGDNRF
- a CDS encoding DUF4442 domain-containing protein; its protein translation is MNVSPSKLNTFLLFKLPSAYFCGVRTKLLNDTTCVVSVKHRWLNQNPFNSMFWAVQGMAAELTTGALVMSKIRTSGKKISMLVANNNASFTKKATGRITFTCNEGQLIDNTIEKAISTGEGQTVWLNSKGINNEGVQVSDFNFEWTLKVKN
- a CDS encoding DUF4870 domain-containing protein, coding for MTTNHQKNIATFIHLSTFSRFLIPLGNFIGPIVLWIMNKDKSEFIDTHGKQAINFQISILLYALVIGTLTIPFFIFKFFSGMDFIDFNGFHDLHININEPSPLLLISGGILGFLAVVGFILELVFIVVASLKARDGEIYEYPLTIQFLK
- a CDS encoding PadR family transcriptional regulator, which codes for MKIENTKAQMRKGVLEYCILSVLKDDDAYVAEILETLKDAKLLVVEGTIYPLLTRLKNAGLLNYRWEESTSGPPRKYYGLTETGQLFLKELTTTWTELQNAVNIVTRHKNTK
- a CDS encoding PspC domain-containing protein — protein: MNKTVNINLAGIFFHIDEDAYLKLQRYLEAIKRSFTDSQGRSEIIADIEARIAELFGERVQNERQVIGNKEVEEVITIMGQPEDYIVDDEIFEDEPQRQYSNSYKGNSRSKKLFRDTDNSYIGGVSSGLAHYFGIDALWVRLIWILLIFGAGTGVLLYILLWIFVPEATTTSEKLQMKGEQVNISNIEKKIKDGFDSVSSAVQNVDFKKHGDKIKEGIDHVSDSIQEGVKKADFPRQGERIKSSSSSFFEAIGNIFMFFLKIFAKFFGLILMFVGAVTIISLLVSLFSLNLMDNVHFPGMNLFDVTDATGMPVWLMSLLLFFFFGIIAFFVFYLGLKILISNMKSIGKMAKYTLLGLWFISFITLSITFIKFGLTYKEEGSFIKTEKLASITANDTLTIRMTNNDLIHSSYSRQFHNFETAYNDNDEKILYNQAIRLIVRSTKDSIAKIRIERSARGVDFENAKNRATKIRYNYALANNELLLDNYLTIPLDESRKDQKVTITVYLPEGTVLYADKNTYHYHSNDYYYNDILDHNMEEHYLKIITNDVECLDCPEEELNTNNDQNGIQVNENGIKAKSDSNAIEIDDNGIKAETDNVRVNIDEDGINITTENDDN
- a CDS encoding head GIN domain-containing protein produces the protein MSTLTKITITVIISLLLTSCLNINFNNGVNGNGNVSTIERTLDTDFNQIAVSKGLDVYLTQSDTKSLKVQADENLHDIIITEIENGVLKIYAEKNIGSSESKKVMVNVNDLASISATSGSDVYSTNTIMADAIRISSTSGADIEIDLEAESTVLASTSGSDIKVTGNTNTLSAAATSGSDINARDLISKNCSASVTSGADVAIYVEEKLTASATSGGDIKYYGNPKNTSISDAISGNVKKQ